The window aatTACAAGTGAGTTATATGGATATGTTATAttattaattagatctgattcATCCAAAATATAAAGGGTAATTGATTCCAGAGGTAGTTTAACTATACCACTATCTGTTTTTATATGTACCAGTATATCAAAACGTTCTTTTTCCACCTTGGGAAGATTTAAAACTTAACTGCGCAGTGTCTTGATGCAAACAAAATTGAACAATCATGCACATCCATAATCAAGAAACAAAAGATAAATTGAACCTCGAAACTGTAGTGAATATTTTCATCAAATGATCGACTTTTCATAGAAACGCTCTCTATAAGTGAGAAATGAAATTAATTCTATAAATGTGTTCAAAAACTGGAGTTTTCTTTTCTGCATTACAGTTGtcatttttcaacttttaaatatagctctctggtTGGTTGTAGTCTAAATttggcattgttgtttcttataggtcccagtatttttctcaaaattctcaaaattcttctttcaatttttttctaatttttcaagattccCAATTCTTGTAAATTTAAGAGTTTCTGTTGCAAATAAAATTTTTGGccaggccactgtttgataatgtcttcaTTTCAAGTTCCAGGAAAGAGATTTCTTATTGAATATattttttgtttcaattttttctttcaattttgctttattattttataaatgtgtccgcctctgtggtgtagtggttagcgtgattagctgccacccccggaggcccgggttcgattcccggctctgccacgaaatttgaaaagtggtacgagggctggaacggggtccactcagcctcgggaggtcatctgagtagaggtgggttcgattcccacctcagccatcctggaagtggttttccgtggtttcccacttctcctccaggcgaatgccgggatggtacctaacttaaggccacggccgcttccttccctcttccttgcctatcccttcccatcttcccatccctccacaaggcccctgttccgcatagcaggtgaggccgcctgggcgaggtactggtcatactccccagttgtatcccccgaccaagagtctgaagctccaggacactgcccttgaggcggtagaggtgggatccctcgctgtgtccgagggaaaaaccgaacctggagggtaaacagatgatgatgatgatgatgattttataaatgttatttgttcgggacgtcgacctagaaagatcttttgcccctacttgcaccatatgttatgaacctgtgtgtatttggaaattgcggaagtgcaaagtgttgaatgtgaggaaaggaacattaaggacgacacaaacacccagatatggatatttatcatttacaataaaaacccctgacccggccggaatcgaacccggggccgccaggtgacagacggatgcgttgccccctacactgcggggtcggACTTCCATTTTCTTTACTCTTATACCTATACTATTGTTTTATTAGCTGCTTTTcaaagaagaaaatcttgactgttcacgagaaaggcttctcaatgAGAAGCGGGGAAGAATTTGGACTCGGCAGCAGAAGAAGTAAAAGGCAGACTTAGTTCCATGATGGGAACAGCAGAGAAGGAGACAGATGATGTAGCACCCGAGGAGCTTCCGGCAGGAAGTGCAGAGGAACAGTCGAGATTtacttctgaagacacagagcaatgttctctgtgaaacctaaagaatttcaccttattttcttgatatggcataagcccaaaagcctagatCATGTCTTCAAGAATGggacgtgaaagcatcaatggctacaTTTAAATTGCTTTTGTTCTCTTTTTCAGGTGTGGGTGCTGCAGCGAAAGCTAAAGCAGGAGAGGTCATGGAAGGAGTTGGAGATCAAGTGGACTCCCTGAAAGAGACTGCAGGAGAGAAGATGGCGGAGGTGTCAGAAACTGTCAGGGATAAGATTGGAGACGCAACAGAGCATGCACAAGGAAAGTTGGGATCCTTGGCGGGAGACGTCTCGGGGCAGTTGGGCGGGGTGGTTGACGGTGCTGGGGAAAAGATGAGTGAACTGGCAGAAGGTGTTCAGAACAAAGTGGGTGAAGTTACAGAGCAAGCAGGCGAGAAGTTGGACTCGGCAGCAGAAGAAGTAAAAGGCAGACTTAGTTCCATGATGGGAGCAGCAGAGAAGGAGACAGATGATGTAGCGGCTGAGGAGCTTCCGGCAGAAAGTGCAGAGGAAGCAGCACCTGAAGGTAACTTTACACACTTTCTTAGAGAAAATGTTGGCTTGAAAgatcacacacatacatacatacacacagaagcAAAAAATTCAAATTACACATTATGTATGCTATGATACTTGGCAGGAAGCCACAATGGAAATGGCAGTTGTGGGTTTGTGTTTTTATACGCTTTGCATTTGTAGTTTAATTTCCACCTTTGGAAACagtttttattcttctttttcttcacaaATGGGCCACCTAGGATCACATAGTTCTTAAGGACTGAGCAAGTAGTTTTTGTTCCTCTGGCCATTTACCATGTGTAGGTTCCTGTTCTTTATACGACTTTGGTCTAGTGGCCCTGCTTTGCACAGATTTGTCAATTGAATGGGGAAGTCTGGTAGTCCATTCTTTCTAAATGCTTTGTAAATGGGATCTGTTGAAGTCACATTGTATGTGCTATTTTGGAAACTACTTTGATGTATTTCACAATTAGGTCTGATTCCTTTAATCCTTCTTGTTGCAGATTGagggtttctgaagcatataagcgcTTCTGGTTTAATCAGTTATGTAATGTTGCATCTTACTGTTCCAGGAGCACTGTTTGTTGTAAACAATTTTTGTTAGTTGGAAAATTTTCATTTTCTGACTTCTTGATATTATGGATTTCTTTTCATTACCATTCTCTACAATctattcaccaagatatttaaactcctTACTCTGGAGATTCTATTAGTACTATGATTATTTTTTTGGAAATGTTCCTGGCAAGAGAAATCGTGGATGA is drawn from Anabrus simplex isolate iqAnaSimp1 chromosome 1, ASM4041472v1, whole genome shotgun sequence and contains these coding sequences:
- the LOC136872696 gene encoding neurofilament light polypeptide, which gives rise to MAEVSETVRDKIGDATEHAQGKLGSLAGDVSGQLGGVVDGAGEKMSELAEGVQNKVGEVTEQAGEKLDSAAEEVKGRLSSMMGAAEKETDDVAAEELPAESAEEAAPEDAAPDEGTAAAEEGEEAKEEIAEDEAPAEAEAEEAKPEEAEAEAETPNEEESPADAPAEEGGGEEPAEAAEEVKEEDKEDEQKEAEKDSSNA